AACCAAATGCCTGTTAACTATCAACTTTAACTGTTAACTACAAAACTACGGCCAAATGCTGTTTATAAACCAGTCAAACAAGACTGTTATCCAGTCTCAATGCGTCTAAGTTGTGGATCACTTGAGAAACGGAAAAAAATCTGCTTTCTCTTTGGTGAATATGTGGAGAATCCATCCTTTCCGTTTTTATTTCTAGGGCCAATAATGCccgtatttttatttttcaaagtcTATTAATTTTGTTATAATCACGTTTACATTTGCAATCCTGACTTTGGCGCCCTCTTGTGGTGTTCTAAAGCAACACACTGTCAGGCGCCACATTTTCATGATCTTTTCATAGTAACAACCCTGAGATCTAGTAGTTGCTGTTGCATCTGCTTCAGAGGAGTCTCGTGCAGTTCTTTAACGGATTTAGTTTCCTTTTATTTGGCTCTCGCTACTCAGATCCACAGAGCTCGACAGATCTGAAGGTCGCAAATACAACcacgtgttgttgtgtttaaggCCCAGTTTCCTGTAAACACGCTGAGGCTCGGCCCGCGCCATAGGTCGGTTTCTGCATCTCACCTGCACTCTTGTCCAGGAAATAGGCGAGCAAACAGCGCATGACGGCCTGATGACAGATGACCAGCACGTTGCCCTGTCGCTCCAGCTCCATGATGACCGGCTCCAGCCGCTGGACCAGGTCCTGGTAGGACTACAGCCAAACGGTACATACAAGCTTCATCGCGGGTTCTATTCATCAAAAAGCATGTATACtgtaaacaacattttattaaatgagGCTCTTTCAGGGGAACCTTAACAGACACTGATGttaaagaaagacaaagggGAAGAAGATCTTCTACCTCTCCTCCCGGGTAGCGGTAATGGTACTTGTCCTGGCTCCTCATGGCGTACTCCTCCGGGTATGTCTCCTCAATGACTTCATAGGACATTTCTTCGCACACTCCCTGAAACCAAAAAGTAGGAAAATCAAACTAACACGCGCTCAACGCCAACGCCAGACTATTATTTTATCCAAACGGAGGACGCACAGCATCGATCTCATTCAGGATCTTCCACTGCTCGTAGGGAACTCCCAGCTCCTCTGCCGTCTGGATGGTTCGCCTCAGCTGGCTGGTCCAAACCTTCAGGTCCGACAGATGGTGCTCCTGAACAAAACCCTTCAGCGCCGacgagaactgtgcagaggaaacgGGACAGAGACGCTCATCTTGGTCACAGAACTCTTCCTGTGATGGACCATTAAATGTGCAGTTTGGTTATAGCAGGTTTCATCTGTTTTCTCACGTTACTGATGTTAGAACTGTTGAAAGCTTCTCTAGTTGTTCTGTTCTATTGAAGGATTAGCTTGACATGTTTGTACAAACGCTTATTAGTTATTTGACAAGATATCTGTCCATTAAATACAAAGCCGTTATCTtggcttagcacaaagactggaaacagaggGAAACAGCTAGCTACTTCAAGCTGCTTCACATGTAAAAACGTAGGGAGTGAGAGGAATGGCTGGAGCACCTGTCTCCCTCGCTCCGACAGCTCAGAGTCCCCCCCGATGCGTCCCTCCACGTTGTACTGGCTCTCCCCGTGGCGACACAGGAAGATGGAGTGGGAGTGCACGTGGATGTTCATGAGGTAGTACACGATTTTACTTTGGATGTAGTCCTGCACCTTGTTGACCAAGAACCGGCGGCCGACGTTGATGACCTGGATGAAGGAGCGGCTCCTGTGTGTCCGCGAGAGGACGACAGAGACCGAAGACGCTTAAGAGTGACTCAAGCAAAGGGCATATCAACAACGCGTCATTAGCAATGATGTGGTTCTATTTTGAGCTCAGacactttattcatttcaatacaCATATAATGacaattctttttaaaaggaCGTGCAACTAGAAGCTTTCTTACTTGTCGTGTTCATCCGGATCCAACGGCTTGTAGGTGACTTTATAGCATTCTATCCGCTTTAGAAAATCCTCCATGACactttctctgtccctctcgGGGTAATCTGGACTGGACACCTTCACGTCCTTTGGGACAGAGCGAGATGTGTAGAGATGATGATTCACCACGGCGTCCAACGAGTGATACAACTGTGTTTGAAACTCATGTAAAAAGCATCAGAGCATCATTTACCAGGATATTTGTGGCGATGACGTCGGGATCGTCGCAGAGGGATTCAACAAAAAACACCTAACAACGAGGAGAGAACCATTAGAAAGGGACGTGAAGACGAACCGACCTCAAATGATGGGAGTCGTGAATGGAACCCTGACCTTGTATGAATTATCCTTGGCAAAGTTAAGGATgagctccctcctctctctggtggtgttggtggcgTCAAAAACCTGACAAACCACACAAGACACTTGAATCAAATCACAACCGTGTCCATTAACCGAGGACGCACTGCGCACTGTGTGGTGTCCTTACGGCGATCTGACCTCCCTCCTCATTCAGATAGGCCTTGACATCCTGCAGCGCCACCATAGCGCAGTGTCTGTGCACACACAATCAGTCAGTTCATCGAGAGAGGCGGGAAGAATACAGGAAGGGTTTTGAATCTACGCACAGGGAGGCTTTCTAACTCACTTTCTGATCTGCATGGCTTCTTTGTTGTCATGTCGGAAGAAGTCGTAGGACTTGTACGACTGCACTGCCTCTCGCCTGTAAACTCCGAGGTTAAACActgccgagagagagagagagagggggggggggggggggagagagagatgtagaGGCAGTTTAAACGATGACTTGATTTAAAGTGAACCCAGTGAGACAAACCAGTTCTCCTGCATTCCATTTATGTGAAAACATCCCATAACGGAGCCAGCTGAAAGCGATGACTGACAAGTAGCCACGAAAGAACAAAGCATCGCCCTGAGCACAAGATTTAAGACCACATTAAGACAGGAAAGTCTAGCAGCAACAGGTTTCTTTCAGAAACGGTTTGTAAAATAACTTAAGGGATAAGGGAAAGTAGTCTAAAAAATCTGTACATAATACTGACCCTTAGTCGGCACTCCGATCCAGTTCAGGTAGCGCGTCAGCTTCTTGGACATGTAGGTTTTCCCTCGAGCAGGCAGACCAATCATCACTATTACAGTGGGAGAATTGGTCATATAGGAGGCCCAAGCTGTagatggcaaacacacacaaacacacacacacacacacacatgtgagtTAGATATTTTATGACCTAAATCAACCTGACAAACTGTTCAACAATTGCCCTCAACTTGACCTTGAACCTTGACCGTGAAATGTCCTGTTTATAACAATAATGTGGCCCGTCTGTgtatcatacacacacacacacacacacgtcctgtgtgtgtataatacAATGTCACCCTCAGCGTGTTCACCTGCCCACTTAGTTTAACATTTCCGTCATTCCATTGtcgtctctctgctgctggTTAATGTTTCCCAAAGTCCAGCTGCTAAGCAACACGGTTTAGTGATCCAGTGGATCCTTGTTAACTGGAATATGAAATGGAAAATACCTCGaactgattttcttttctctgttaaCTTTTCGTGTCCACAACAGACACTCGGGGAAAACAAACCTACCAAAAGAACGTGGCGAGACGAGACCTCTAGGCCTAACTTCAGACATacttcatacatacatataaatatgtCTAAGTTAACATGAAGACGAGCTAAGTTACATTTTTACCAGCTTAGTCTGAAGTTCGTCTTTGGTCCTTGCAGAATGCTTCTCAGGGAACACCATGTGATGCAGTACTTGCCTTTACAAATACACCCACACGCCGTATACACACTAATAATGTCTGAAGCTGCGTCAAAGTTGACACTTAACACTCAGTGCCTGCTGGGGCCTTGTTCCCTCTGTTGAGATGTGAATAAAAGTTCACCGTCACGCTGGATAAAGTTTATAGCTGGGTAATAAACGCAGAGCACTCACAGCACTTCTTCCCGCTGGCTCTGACCTCCGTCCTTTTGGCCTCCGCTGGGCCGTCTGGAGCAGCCTCCGCTCTCTGCTGCCGGCCGGCCATGGTCGCTGTGACCTCCGCTAAGGCGAGGTCAGCATCTCTCTGTTGGGGGCGGGACTTTATGGTTATGAGACGACCGGGCCGACGACGGACAAACGCCAGCTGACGTTCGGGGGAATCAGGTGATCGCACCGCGGCAGTGGACAGAGGAACCGGCGCACGGGGAGCTCACGGGCACCTCAAACCCCTGGTCTATTATTACAGTAGTTTATTTATAGGTCTATAAACGAGAACATTAACCCTCTTCCAATTTCCAGACTGTTATGTATGAAATAATTTGCTGGTGACACCTCTCTGGATTAAAGGCTGAGACAACTtcacattattttgaaaaactatTTGATCCCTACAATGTCAGAAATTAGGGGGCAAATCATAATATCCCCAAAGCCCAAGCttatatattaaaatgtaagtGTTGTGTTGTCTGTCCAAACCCCAGATGTTTGGTTCAACATCATAGATGTGGAAGGTCAAGTGAATTATTGACATTATTACAATCGTTAAAGTGGGAAGTGTTGTCTGGCTTTGGTGTTTTGGGAGTTAGAGGATGTCCTTCACGCTGTCAGAAGTATGATGATGAATTGGTAGAACAAGCTAACGCTACGATAACGTTAGATGAGAATACTAAAGTAACGTTAAGTGACGTCACGTCCAGTGGAGCGGTTTCTACTGTACCTAACTGGTGACATCACCTCTGCTCTCTCACGCTGAAGTGttggtttaaaaatacaaaacataaaaacgAAAAACGCTGCAGAACAACGGCGACGAAATAATCTAAAGGTTTAAACTTACCACACATGTACAGCCGAGTA
This sequence is a window from Pungitius pungitius chromosome 1, fPunPun2.1, whole genome shotgun sequence. Protein-coding genes within it:
- the LOC119222228 gene encoding 6-phosphofructo-2-kinase/fructose-2,6-bisphosphatase 2-like isoform X3; its protein translation is MAGRQQRAEAAPDGPAEAKRTEVRASGKKCSWASYMTNSPTVIVMIGLPARGKTYMSKKLTRYLNWIGVPTKVFNLGVYRREAVQSYKSYDFFRHDNKEAMQIRKHCAMVALQDVKAYLNEEGGQIAVFDATNTTRERRELILNFAKDNSYKVFFVESLCDDPDVIATNILDVKVSSPDYPERDRESVMEDFLKRIECYKVTYKPLDPDEHDKSRSFIQVINVGRRFLVNKVQDYIQSKIVYYLMNIHVHSHSIFLCRHGESQYNVEGRIGGDSELSERGRQFSSALKGFVQEHHLSDLKVWTSQLRRTIQTAEELGVPYEQWKILNEIDAGVCEEMSYEVIEETYPEEYAMRSQDKYHYRYPGGESYQDLVQRLEPVIMELERQGNVLVICHQAVMRCLLAYFLDKSADDLPYLKCPLHKVLKLTPVAYGCKVDLFDLKVEAVNTHRNRPLQNAAPPPFIRRNSFTPLSSQDQIKRPRLYSVGNPPSARMSQAPTLPSMQFSEASEMLQSEDSVNGVSAADAGDRVRS
- the LOC119222228 gene encoding 6-phosphofructo-2-kinase/fructose-2,6-bisphosphatase 2-like isoform X1, yielding MAGRQQRAEAAPDGPAEAKRTEVRASGKKCSWASYMTNSPTVIVMIGLPARGKTYMSKKLTRYLNWIGVPTKVFNLGVYRREAVQSYKSYDFFRHDNKEAMQIRKHCAMVALQDVKAYLNEEGGQIAVFDATNTTRERRELILNFAKDNSYKVFFVESLCDDPDVIATNILDVKVSSPDYPERDRESVMEDFLKRIECYKVTYKPLDPDEHDKSRSFIQVINVGRRFLVNKVQDYIQSKIVYYLMNIHVHSHSIFLCRHGESQYNVEGRIGGDSELSERGRQFSSALKGFVQEHHLSDLKVWTSQLRRTIQTAEELGVPYEQWKILNEIDAGVCEEMSYEVIEETYPEEYAMRSQDKYHYRYPGGESYQDLVQRLEPVIMELERQGNVLVICHQAVMRCLLAYFLDKSADDLPYLKCPLHKVLKLTPVAYGCKVDLFDLKVEAVNTHRNRPLQNAAPPPFIRRNSFTPLSSQDQIKRPRLYSVGNPPSARMSQAPTLPSMQFSEASEMLQSEQDSVNGVSAADAGDRVRS
- the LOC119222228 gene encoding 6-phosphofructo-2-kinase/fructose-2,6-bisphosphatase 2-like isoform X2, with translation MAGRQQRAEAAPDGPAEAKRTEVRASGKKCSWASYMTNSPTVIVMIGLPARGKTYMSKKLTRYLNWIGVPTKVFNLGVYRREAVQSYKSYDFFRHDNKEAMQIRKHCAMVALQDVKAYLNEEGGQIAVFDATNTTRERRELILNFAKDNSYKVFFVESLCDDPDVIATNILDVKVSSPDYPERDRESVMEDFLKRIECYKVTYKPLDPDEHDKSRSFIQVINVGRRFLVNKVQDYIQSKIVYYLMNIHVHSHSIFLCRHGESQYNVEGRIGGDSELSERGRQFSSALKGFVQEHHLSDLKVWTSQLRRTIQTAEELGVPYEQWKILNEIDAGVCEEMSYEVIEETYPEEYAMRSQDKYHYRYPGGESYQDLVQRLEPVIMELERQGNVLVICHQAVMRCLLAYFLDKSADDLPYLKCPLHKVLKLTPVAYGCKVDLFDLKVEAVNTHRNRPLNAAPPPFIRRNSFTPLSSQDQIKRPRLYSVGNPPSARMSQAPTLPSMQFSEASEMLQSEQDSVNGVSAADAGDRVRS